A DNA window from Setaria viridis chromosome 2, Setaria_viridis_v4.0, whole genome shotgun sequence contains the following coding sequences:
- the LOC117845611 gene encoding cytochrome P450 89A2: MDAPQLLLGALLFLLPAALLVRTRGKQRPRLPPGPPSLPLLGSVVWLTNTPSEIEPLLRRLFQRHGPVVALRMGVRLNVFVADRRLAHAALVEAGAALADRPALASAGFLGEGDATISRAGYGPVWRLLRRNLVAETLHPSRVRQFAPARSWVRRVLAEKLGEHSGGPDAPPPRVVETFQYAMFCLLVLMCFGERLDEPAVRDIAAAQREALIYRSRNMPVFAFLPAVTKHLFRARLDKARALRRRVDELFLPLIDARREYKNMKPGGQPRKETTFEHSYVDTLLDIKLHEDDGDRPLTDNEIILLCSEFLDAGTDTTSTGLQWIMAELVKNPAIQEKLYNEMKAAADDDDKEEVSEEDVHKMPYLKAVVLEGLRKHPPAHFVLPHKAAEDMEIGGYLIPKGASVNFMVAEMSRDEREWRNPTEFLPERFLPGGDGEGVDVTGTKGIRMMPFGVGRRICAGIGVAMLHLEYFVANMVREFEWQEVPGHEVDFAEKNEFTVVMKKPLRPRLVPRRAHSTRTSTH; this comes from the coding sequence ATGGACGCGCCGCAGCTCCTCCTCGGagccctcctcttcctcctccccgccgcgctcctcgtccGCACGCGGGGCAAGCAGCGCCCGCGCCTCCCGCCAGgcccgccgtcgctgccgctgCTCGGCAGCGTGGTGTGGCTCACCAACACGCCCTCCGAGATCGAGCCCCTGCTGCGGCGCCTCTTCCAGCGGCACGGCCCCGTCGTGGCGCTCCGCATGGGGGTGCGCCTCAACGTCTTCGTCGCCGACCGCCGCCTCGCGCACGCGGCGCTCGtcgaggccggcgcggcgctcgCGGACCGCCCGGCGCTCGCGTCGGCCGGGTTCCTCGGCGAGGGCGACGCCACCATCTCCCGCGCCGGCTACGGGCCCGTGTGGCGACTCCTGCGGCGCAACCTCGTCGCCGAGACGCTGCACCCGTCGCGGGTGAGGCAGTTCGCGCCGGCCCGCTCCTGGGTGCGCCGCGTGCTTGCCGAGAAGCTTGGGGAGCACTCCGGGGGCCCCGACGCGCCACCGCCCCGCGTCGTGGAGACGTTCCAGTACGCCATGTTCTGCCTCCTCGTGCTCATGTGCTTCGGCGAGCGCCTCGACGAGCCCGCCGTGCgcgacatcgccgccgcgcagCGGGAGGCGCTCATCTACCGCTCTAGGAACATGCCCGTCTTCGCCTTCCTCCCGGCGGTCACCAAGCACCTCTTCCGCGCGCGGCTCGACAAGGCCCGCGCGCTGCGGCGGCGTGTCGACGAGCTCTTCCTGCCGCTCATCGACGCGCGGCGCGAGTACAAGAACATGAAGCCGGGCGGCCAGCCAAGGAAGGAGACCACATTCGAGCATTCGTACGTGGATACCCTGCTCGACATCAAGCTCCACGaagacgatggcgaccgcccgCTCACTGACAACGAGATCATCCTCCTCTGCTCCGAGTTCCTCGACGCCGGGACGGACACCACATCCACCGGGCTGCAGTGGATCATGGCAGAGCTCGTCAAGAACCCAGCCATCCAGGAGAAGCTCTACAACGAGATGAAGGctgccgccgacgacgacgacaaggaAGAGGTCTCCGAGGAGGACGTCCACAAGATGCCGTACCTGAAGGCGGTGGTCCTCGAGGGCCTCCGGAAGCACCCACCGGCTCACTTCGTGCTGCCGCACAAGGCCGCGGAGGACATGGAGATCGGTGGGTACCTGATCCCCAAGGGCGCCTCGGTGAACTTCATGGTGGCCGAGATGAGCAGGGACGAACGGGAGTGGAGGAACCCGACGGAGTTCTTGCCGGAGCGGTTCCTCCcgggtggcgacggcgagggcgtgGACGTGACGGGCACCAAGGGGATCAGGATGATGCCGTTCGGCGTGGGGCGCAGGATCTGCGCGGGGATCGGCGTCGCCATGCTGCACCTCGAGTACTTCGTCGCCAATATGGTGCGGGAGTTCGAGTGGCAGGAGGTGCCCGGCCACGAGGTGGACTTCGCCGAGAAGAACGAGTTCACCGTCGTCATGAAGAAGCCGCTGCGCCCGCGTCTCGTGCCCAGGAGGGCTCACAGCACGAGGACGAGTACTCACTAG